In Modestobacter versicolor, a single genomic region encodes these proteins:
- a CDS encoding DUF3052 domain-containing protein, with the protein MSVDSGSTSMAARLGIKPGMVVQELGWDEDADEDLRDSVVELSGGEMVDEDSDEVADVVLLWWREEDGDLIDALVDSIASLAEDGVVWLLVPKSGRPGHVEPGDVTEAAPTAGLQQTSSISAAKDWSGIRLVTPKAARSRR; encoded by the coding sequence ATGAGCGTCGACTCGGGCAGCACCAGCATGGCTGCCCGGCTGGGGATCAAGCCGGGCATGGTCGTGCAAGAGCTCGGCTGGGACGAGGACGCCGACGAGGACCTGCGCGACTCCGTCGTGGAGCTGTCCGGCGGTGAGATGGTCGACGAGGACTCCGACGAGGTGGCCGACGTCGTCCTGCTGTGGTGGCGGGAGGAGGACGGCGACCTGATCGACGCGCTCGTCGACTCCATCGCCTCGCTGGCCGAGGACGGCGTCGTCTGGCTGCTGGTGCCCAAGTCCGGGCGCCCCGGCCACGTCGAGCCCGGTGACGTCACCGAGGCCGCCCCCACCGCCGGGCTGCAGCAGACGTCGAGCATCTCCGCGGCCAAGGACTGGTCCGGCATCCGGCTGGTCACCCCGAAGGCCGCCCGCTCCCGTCGCTGA
- a CDS encoding rhodanese-like domain-containing protein: protein MGIEDVLAASRVGVHRLTLAELVAAAARGALVVDTRTEQHRRVQGEFPGALVIDRTVLEWRLDPTSPWRIPEATGPDLEVVVVCRHGYSSSLAAASLRAVGLHRATDLAGGVQAWRAAGMPMSDGPADVRE from the coding sequence GTGGGCATCGAGGACGTGCTGGCCGCCAGCCGCGTCGGCGTGCACCGGCTGACCCTGGCCGAGCTGGTGGCCGCGGCCGCCCGCGGGGCGCTGGTGGTCGACACCCGGACCGAGCAGCACCGGCGGGTGCAGGGGGAGTTCCCGGGCGCGCTGGTGATCGACCGGACGGTGCTCGAGTGGCGGCTGGACCCGACCAGCCCCTGGCGCATCCCGGAGGCGACCGGGCCGGACCTCGAGGTGGTCGTGGTGTGCCGGCACGGCTACAGCTCCAGCCTGGCCGCCGCCTCGCTGCGTGCCGTCGGGCTGCACCGCGCCACCGACCTGGCCGGCGGCGTCCAGGCCTGGCGGGCAGCCGGGATGCCCATGTCCGACGGCCCCGCCGACGTGCGGGAGTAG
- a CDS encoding anthrone oxygenase family protein has product MGTTTRRVCRLHDVLTAVLVALLVADPLRRRRLRADWAHWLPAQQRRDRVMRRLAPPVLLGAIGSGAVAAVLSLLAGRPVAGAGRAAAAVADVAAVRVTRAVNAPVNHELRSWQVEQEAVDWQTQRARWEGGHEIRRVLLGAGAVATAAAARAGR; this is encoded by the coding sequence ATGGGCACGACGACCCGCCGGGTGTGCCGGCTGCACGACGTCCTGACCGCCGTCCTGGTCGCGCTGCTGGTGGCCGACCCGCTCCGCCGCCGCCGTCTGCGGGCCGACTGGGCGCACTGGCTGCCGGCGCAGCAGCGCCGGGACCGGGTGATGCGCCGGCTCGCCCCGCCGGTGCTGCTCGGCGCCATCGGCAGCGGCGCGGTCGCGGCGGTGCTGTCGCTGCTCGCCGGCCGGCCGGTCGCCGGTGCGGGCCGGGCCGCGGCGGCCGTCGCCGACGTGGCCGCCGTGCGGGTCACGCGGGCCGTGAACGCCCCGGTCAACCACGAGCTGCGCAGCTGGCAGGTCGAGCAGGAGGCGGTGGACTGGCAGACCCAGCGGGCGCGGTGGGAGGGCGGCCACGAGATCCGCCGGGTGCTGCTGGGCGCCGGCGCGGTCGCCACCGCCGCGGCGGCGCGCGCCGGGCGCTGA
- a CDS encoding putative bifunctional diguanylate cyclase/phosphodiesterase, which translates to MTSTGAARVRSRRRAPLWAYLTALVLVPLLGVGALTWGIARQRTVEAASAARAEAAVHAVALLDAVRSSVEEEVVPALSLAVMDASAGTTSTGRTEVVAAAERQQDQITFDRAQRTTDRALALLPVGQVGAAAADRAADHLEAVRAEVEAAGLDVVDVYVAYLDVTKGLMNAERAAAAAANAEEAPLATAQATRDVELVAALTQRAGQVVPLFLSEQLSGGNPEGYAALSWENAWVDYTSAYRQMEELSQSDLRVAWADGRDSTTFTAVDDVLAAYADGVTSAAMTVDQVLSLVRAHVARSTLLADVLDVAVHDAQALAAADRRAADASRVTALAVGAGLLLLSVAGAFLLGRTVSRSLGLLAGQAEQVSRGSLVDVQVDGPWEVRTVSAALGSAVASLRRIQDQARAVARGDLSNALLDEPLPGPLGEVVHASVRQIVRSVRQREELQSALAHQATHDQLTELPNRGQALRLTAAALSRGQRSGSMTGLLYLDLDGFKAVNDNHGHAVGDEVLRVVATRLRDVVRAGDVVCRLGGDEFVVLVEPVAHEGDLLELAERLITSISEPIGAGGHTVRIGVSVGVAVSRDGIADADVLFAEADTATYRAKRQGRSRAEVFDDVLRAQLAERAELEAAIAAGLTNGEMELHYQPVVDVADDRVSGYEALIRWQRPGHGWVAPDDFIPVAEASSLICDLDRWVLHEATRQLAEWRRVHPAAPDTPEPTMAVNISGRHLADRSVVQDVADVLAASGLPPALLVLEVTETVLVDAPAALDNLAALRALGTSVAIDDFGTGYTSIGQLRHMPVDTLKIDRSFIGSAEPGHEELVALIIRAAHTFGLTVVAEGVEEPAQLVRLLADGCDHAQGYLLHRPLTAADAGALLARVRSTTG; encoded by the coding sequence ATGACGTCGACCGGTGCGGCTCGCGTCCGCAGCAGGCGCCGGGCGCCGCTGTGGGCGTACCTGACCGCGCTCGTCCTCGTCCCGCTGCTCGGCGTCGGCGCCCTGACCTGGGGCATCGCCCGCCAGCGGACGGTCGAGGCGGCCAGCGCCGCCCGCGCCGAGGCCGCCGTGCACGCCGTCGCGCTGCTGGACGCCGTCCGCAGCAGCGTGGAAGAGGAGGTCGTCCCCGCGCTGTCGCTGGCGGTCATGGACGCCTCGGCCGGCACGACGTCGACCGGGCGCACCGAGGTCGTGGCCGCCGCCGAGCGGCAGCAGGACCAGATCACCTTCGACCGGGCGCAACGGACCACCGACCGCGCCCTCGCGCTCCTGCCGGTGGGACAGGTCGGCGCCGCGGCCGCGGACCGGGCAGCCGACCACCTCGAGGCCGTGCGCGCCGAGGTCGAGGCGGCCGGGCTCGACGTCGTCGACGTCTACGTCGCCTACCTCGACGTCACCAAGGGCCTGATGAACGCCGAGCGCGCGGCCGCGGCCGCCGCCAACGCGGAGGAGGCCCCGCTCGCCACGGCGCAGGCCACCCGCGACGTCGAGCTGGTCGCGGCGCTGACCCAGCGCGCCGGGCAGGTCGTGCCGCTCTTCCTCAGCGAGCAGCTCTCCGGGGGCAACCCCGAGGGCTACGCGGCGCTGTCCTGGGAGAACGCCTGGGTCGACTACACCAGCGCGTACCGCCAGATGGAGGAGCTGTCCCAGAGCGACCTGCGGGTGGCCTGGGCGGACGGCCGCGACTCCACCACCTTCACCGCCGTGGACGACGTCCTGGCCGCCTACGCCGACGGCGTCACCAGCGCGGCCATGACGGTCGACCAGGTGCTGTCGCTGGTCCGCGCCCACGTCGCCCGCAGCACGCTGCTCGCCGACGTGCTGGACGTCGCCGTCCACGACGCCCAGGCGCTGGCCGCGGCCGACCGCCGGGCCGCCGACGCCAGCCGGGTCACCGCGCTGGCCGTGGGGGCCGGGCTGCTGCTGCTGTCGGTGGCCGGGGCGTTCCTGCTCGGCCGCACCGTCTCCCGCTCGCTGGGCCTGCTGGCCGGGCAGGCCGAGCAGGTCAGCCGGGGCTCCTTGGTCGACGTCCAGGTCGACGGCCCGTGGGAGGTGCGCACCGTCTCCGCCGCCCTCGGCTCGGCGGTGGCCAGCCTCCGGCGGATCCAGGACCAGGCCCGGGCGGTCGCCCGCGGGGACCTGTCGAACGCGCTGCTGGACGAGCCGCTGCCCGGCCCGCTGGGCGAGGTCGTGCACGCCTCGGTCCGGCAGATCGTCCGGTCGGTGCGCCAGCGCGAGGAGCTGCAGTCGGCGCTGGCCCACCAGGCCACCCACGACCAGCTGACCGAGCTGCCCAACCGGGGCCAGGCGCTGCGGCTGACCGCGGCGGCGCTGTCGAGGGGGCAGCGGTCGGGCTCGATGACCGGGCTGCTGTACCTCGACCTGGACGGCTTCAAGGCGGTCAACGACAACCACGGCCACGCCGTCGGTGACGAGGTGCTGCGGGTGGTCGCGACCCGGCTGCGGGACGTGGTCCGCGCCGGTGACGTCGTGTGCCGGCTGGGCGGCGACGAGTTCGTCGTCCTGGTCGAGCCGGTGGCGCACGAGGGCGACCTGCTGGAGCTGGCCGAGCGGCTCATCACCTCGATCAGCGAGCCGATCGGCGCCGGCGGCCACACCGTGCGGATCGGCGTCAGCGTGGGCGTCGCCGTCAGCCGGGACGGGATCGCCGACGCGGACGTGCTGTTCGCCGAGGCGGACACCGCCACCTACCGCGCCAAGCGGCAGGGCCGCAGCCGCGCCGAGGTCTTCGACGACGTGCTGCGCGCCCAGCTGGCCGAGCGCGCCGAGCTGGAGGCCGCCATCGCCGCGGGCCTGACCAACGGCGAGATGGAGCTGCACTACCAGCCGGTCGTGGACGTCGCCGACGACCGGGTCAGCGGCTACGAGGCGCTGATCCGGTGGCAGCGCCCGGGCCACGGCTGGGTCGCGCCGGACGACTTCATCCCGGTCGCCGAGGCCTCCTCGCTGATCTGCGACCTGGACCGCTGGGTGCTGCACGAGGCGACCCGGCAGCTGGCGGAGTGGCGCCGGGTCCACCCGGCTGCGCCCGACACCCCGGAGCCGACGATGGCGGTCAACATCTCCGGCCGGCACCTGGCCGACCGCAGCGTCGTGCAGGACGTCGCCGACGTCCTCGCCGCCTCGGGGCTGCCGCCCGCGCTGCTCGTGCTGGAGGTGACCGAGACGGTGCTGGTCGACGCCCCCGCGGCGCTCGACAACCTGGCCGCGCTGCGCGCCCTGGGCACGTCCGTGGCCATCGACGACTTCGGCACCGGCTACACCTCGATCGGCCAGCTGCGGCACATGCCGGTGGACACCCTGAAGATCGACCGCAGCTTCATCGGCTCCGCCGAGCCGGGGCACGAGGAGCTGGTCGCGCTGATCATCCGCGCCGCGCACACCTTCGGGCTGACCGTGGTGGCCGAGGGCGTCGAGGAGCCGGCCCAGCTGGTGCGGCTGCTGGCCGACGGCTGCGACCACGCCCAGGGCTACCTGCTGCACCGGCCGCTGACGGCCGCCGACGCGGGCGCGCTGCTGGCCCGCGTGCGGTCGACGACGGGCTGA
- the aceE gene encoding pyruvate dehydrogenase (acetyl-transferring), homodimeric type: MSAPQQSDGDPARTTGTPRAVITDGRPSQLPDTDPDETQEWLESLDAVVDHAGRNRARYLMLRMLERSREQQVGVPALRSTDYINTIPPEQEPWFPGDEDAERKIRHAIRWNAAIMVHRAQRPGIGVGGHISSYASSAMLYEVGFNHFFKGKDHPGGGDQIYFQGHASPGIYARAFLEGRLDEHQLDGFRQEVSHPGGGLSSYPHPRLMPDFWEFPTVSMGLGPMNAIYQARFNRYLHNRGIADTSDQHVWAFLGDGETDEPESLGPIGLAAREELDNLTFVINCNLQRLDGPVRGNGKVIQELESFFRGAGWNVVKVIWGHGWDKLLAADRDGALVNLMNSTPDGDYQTYKAEDGAFVREHFFGRDPRTRKLVEGMTDDEVWQLARGGHDYRKVYAAYKAAMDHKGQPTVILAKTIKGWTLGSHFEGRNSTHQMKKLTAEDLVGFRDRLQIPIPDEQLDKTMPPYYKPAPDSPEMQYMLERRRALGGSIPRRRSEHKPLKTPEDKAFDVLRRGSGKQEVATTMAFVRLLKELIKDKELGPRFVPVIPDEARTFGMDSLFPTQKIYNPHGQNYTSVDRELMLAYKESELGQILHEGINEAGSTASFTAAGTSYATHGEAMIPIYIFYSMFGFQRTADSIWAAADQMTRGFLLGATAGRTTLNGEGLQHEDGHSLLMAATNPAVVTYDPAFSYEVGAITKDALARMYGEDPGAPLGEHRDPNVMYYLTIYNEPYVQPAQPEDLDLAALLAGMYRYAEGPQTEGPKAQVLASGVAVPWALRAQELLANDWGVSADVWSVTSWTELRREALEADEWNMLNPAEEPKVPFVTRQLEGTQGPIVAVSDWMKAVPDLIAPFVPGGLASLGTDGFGLSDTRPALRRHFHVDAEAIVVRTLASLASRGEVDRDLVRQALEKYQERDEQAAPEERRTDDHPAT, from the coding sequence ATGAGCGCACCGCAGCAGTCGGACGGAGACCCCGCCCGCACCACCGGCACCCCTCGCGCGGTCATCACCGACGGGCGGCCCAGCCAACTCCCGGACACCGATCCGGACGAGACCCAGGAGTGGCTCGAGTCCCTCGACGCGGTCGTCGACCACGCCGGCCGCAACCGCGCCCGCTACCTGATGCTCCGGATGCTGGAGCGCAGCCGCGAGCAGCAGGTCGGCGTCCCCGCGCTCCGCAGCACCGACTACATCAACACGATCCCGCCGGAGCAGGAGCCGTGGTTCCCCGGCGACGAGGACGCCGAGCGGAAGATCCGCCACGCGATCCGCTGGAACGCCGCGATCATGGTGCACCGCGCGCAGCGGCCGGGGATCGGCGTCGGCGGGCACATCTCCTCCTACGCCTCCTCGGCGATGCTCTACGAGGTCGGCTTCAACCACTTCTTCAAGGGCAAGGACCACCCGGGCGGCGGCGACCAGATCTACTTCCAGGGCCACGCCTCCCCCGGCATCTACGCCCGCGCCTTCCTCGAGGGCCGGCTCGACGAGCACCAGCTCGACGGGTTCCGCCAGGAGGTCAGCCACCCCGGTGGCGGGCTGTCGTCCTACCCGCACCCCCGGCTGATGCCGGACTTCTGGGAGTTCCCCACCGTCTCGATGGGCCTCGGCCCGATGAACGCGATCTACCAGGCGCGGTTCAACCGCTACCTGCACAACCGCGGCATCGCCGACACCTCCGACCAGCACGTGTGGGCCTTCCTCGGCGACGGCGAGACCGACGAGCCCGAGTCGCTCGGCCCGATCGGGCTGGCCGCCCGCGAGGAGCTGGACAACCTCACCTTCGTCATCAACTGCAACCTGCAGCGGCTCGACGGCCCGGTGCGCGGCAACGGCAAGGTCATCCAGGAGCTGGAGTCCTTCTTCCGCGGCGCCGGCTGGAACGTCGTCAAGGTGATCTGGGGCCACGGCTGGGACAAGCTGCTGGCCGCCGACCGCGACGGTGCGCTGGTCAACCTGATGAACAGCACGCCCGACGGCGACTACCAGACCTACAAGGCCGAGGACGGCGCCTTCGTGCGCGAGCACTTCTTCGGCCGCGACCCGCGCACCCGCAAGCTGGTCGAGGGCATGACCGACGACGAGGTCTGGCAGCTCGCCCGCGGCGGCCACGACTACCGGAAGGTCTACGCCGCCTACAAGGCCGCGATGGACCACAAGGGCCAGCCGACGGTCATCCTGGCCAAGACCATCAAGGGCTGGACGCTGGGCAGCCACTTCGAGGGCCGCAACTCCACGCACCAGATGAAGAAGCTCACCGCCGAGGACCTGGTGGGCTTCCGCGACCGGCTGCAGATCCCGATCCCGGACGAGCAGCTCGACAAGACCATGCCGCCGTACTACAAGCCCGCGCCGGACTCCCCCGAGATGCAGTACATGCTCGAGCGGCGTCGCGCGCTGGGTGGGTCGATCCCCCGGCGGCGGTCGGAGCACAAGCCGCTGAAGACCCCGGAGGACAAGGCGTTCGACGTCCTCCGGCGCGGCTCGGGCAAGCAGGAGGTGGCCACCACCATGGCCTTCGTCCGGCTGCTCAAGGAGCTGATCAAGGACAAGGAGCTCGGCCCGCGCTTCGTACCGGTCATCCCCGACGAGGCCCGCACGTTCGGGATGGACTCGCTCTTCCCGACGCAGAAGATCTACAACCCGCACGGCCAGAACTACACGTCGGTCGACCGCGAGCTGATGCTGGCCTACAAGGAGTCCGAGCTGGGCCAGATCCTGCACGAGGGCATCAACGAGGCCGGTTCGACGGCGTCGTTCACCGCGGCCGGCACGTCCTACGCCACCCACGGCGAGGCGATGATCCCGATCTACATCTTCTACTCGATGTTCGGGTTCCAGCGCACCGCCGACTCCATCTGGGCGGCTGCCGACCAGATGACCCGCGGCTTCCTGCTGGGCGCGACCGCCGGCCGGACGACGCTGAACGGCGAGGGGCTGCAGCACGAGGACGGGCACTCGCTGCTGATGGCCGCGACCAACCCCGCCGTCGTCACCTACGACCCCGCGTTCTCCTACGAGGTCGGGGCGATCACCAAGGACGCCCTGGCCCGGATGTACGGCGAGGACCCGGGCGCCCCGCTCGGCGAGCACCGCGACCCGAACGTCATGTACTACCTGACGATCTACAACGAGCCCTACGTGCAGCCGGCCCAGCCGGAGGACCTCGACCTCGCCGCCCTGCTCGCCGGCATGTACCGCTACGCCGAGGGCCCGCAGACCGAGGGCCCCAAGGCGCAGGTCCTCGCCTCGGGCGTGGCCGTGCCGTGGGCGCTGCGCGCCCAGGAGCTGCTGGCGAACGACTGGGGCGTCTCGGCCGACGTGTGGTCGGTGACCTCGTGGACCGAGCTGCGCCGGGAGGCGCTCGAGGCCGACGAGTGGAACATGCTCAACCCGGCCGAGGAGCCGAAGGTCCCCTTCGTCACCCGGCAGCTGGAGGGCACCCAGGGCCCGATCGTGGCGGTGTCGGACTGGATGAAGGCCGTCCCCGACCTCATCGCGCCGTTCGTCCCCGGCGGGCTGGCCAGCCTCGGCACCGACGGGTTCGGCCTCTCCGACACCCGCCCGGCGCTGCGGCGGCACTTCCACGTCGACGCCGAGGCGATCGTCGTCCGCACGCTGGCCTCGCTGGCCTCGCGCGGTGAGGTCGACCGCGACCTGGTCCGCCAGGCCCTGGAGAAGTACCAGGAGCGCGACGAGCAGGCCGCTCCCGAGGAGCGCCGGACGGACGACCACCCGGCCACCTGA
- a CDS encoding putative bifunctional diguanylate cyclase/phosphodiesterase, producing MRWTGERGRRRSRGTPLWTYLTALVLVPLVGVVVLTVVVTRSRVAEAASAARAEAAVRALAELDTARSGVEQEILPTLALAVIEDPAVASALGLPASVLDAQRQQAEATQAIARGVTDEALVSAGRSSYGADAAVAAADRVAEVRRSADDLTLELEAIYLQYLGVSTELMHAQRGAASAASAEGVSASTLRAIQDVGLVAELATTASRQMPLFLGALLGDGGGDSMIGSRLARETGWLAYTDALDQMDDLSQPALRRQWASARDSSVVASLDAVLTPTDAELPVLSVPEMVPLMFQSAARDALYTGLVDDAAGRAQSSAAADREHATERRTATLLLGLGVLLAAALGALYLGRTVSRSLGLLADQAGQVSRGELVEVEVGGPREVRTVSTALGSAVASLRRIQDQARAVARGDLSNALLDEPLPGPLGEVVHASVRQIVSSVRQREELQSALAHQAAHDPLTELPNRAQALQLTASALFRGQRSGSMTGLLFVDLDGFKGVNDTHGHACGDAVLREVAGRLRDTVRAGDVVCRLGGDEFVVLVEPVEAEGDLLDLAERLIAAAREPITAGGHVVRIGASVGIAVSRDASTVADVLFAEADAATYRAKRQGRGRAEVFDEALRAQLATRAELEDAIAHGLTHGEMELAYQPVVDVSSGRLTGYEALIRWQRPGHGLVPPDSFIPVAEGSRLICELDRWVLLEATRQLAEWRRTRPVDPGAPEPTVAVNISGRHLADRQVVQDVADALAASGLPARLLVLEVTETVLVDDPSAIDNLAALRGMGTTVAIDDFGTGYTSIGQLRHMPVDTLKIDRSFIGSAEPGHEELVALMIRVAHTFGLTVVAEGVEEPAQLARLLADGCDRAQGYLLHRPLSAADAGALLDGAPVAG from the coding sequence ATGCGATGGACGGGGGAGCGTGGCCGGCGACGCAGCCGGGGCACGCCGTTGTGGACCTACCTGACCGCTCTGGTGCTGGTGCCGCTGGTCGGTGTCGTGGTCCTCACCGTGGTGGTGACCCGGTCCCGGGTGGCCGAAGCGGCCAGCGCGGCACGGGCCGAGGCGGCCGTCCGCGCCCTCGCGGAGCTGGACACCGCCCGCAGCGGCGTCGAGCAGGAGATCCTGCCGACCCTGGCCCTCGCCGTCATCGAGGACCCCGCCGTCGCCTCCGCCCTCGGCCTGCCGGCGAGCGTGCTCGACGCGCAGCGGCAGCAGGCCGAGGCGACCCAGGCGATCGCGCGGGGGGTGACCGACGAGGCGCTGGTCAGCGCCGGGCGGAGCAGCTACGGCGCCGACGCGGCGGTCGCGGCGGCCGACCGGGTGGCGGAGGTCCGCCGCAGCGCCGACGACCTCACCCTCGAGCTCGAGGCCATCTACCTGCAGTACCTCGGGGTCTCCACCGAGCTCATGCACGCCCAGCGCGGTGCTGCCTCCGCGGCGAGCGCCGAGGGCGTGTCCGCCTCCACCCTCCGCGCCATCCAGGACGTCGGCCTGGTCGCCGAGCTGGCCACCACGGCCAGCCGGCAGATGCCGCTGTTCCTCGGTGCCCTGCTGGGCGACGGCGGAGGCGACTCGATGATCGGGTCCCGGCTGGCCCGGGAGACCGGCTGGCTGGCCTACACCGATGCGCTGGACCAGATGGACGACCTGTCCCAACCGGCGCTGCGCCGGCAGTGGGCGTCGGCGCGCGACTCCTCGGTGGTGGCCAGCCTGGACGCGGTGCTCACCCCGACCGACGCCGAGCTGCCGGTCCTCTCGGTGCCCGAGATGGTGCCGCTGATGTTCCAGAGCGCCGCCCGGGACGCGCTGTACACCGGCCTGGTGGACGACGCGGCCGGTCGCGCGCAGTCCTCGGCCGCCGCGGACCGCGAGCACGCCACCGAGCGCCGCACCGCGACCCTGCTGCTCGGCCTCGGTGTGCTGCTGGCCGCCGCGCTGGGCGCCCTGTACCTGGGGCGCACGGTCTCCCGGTCGCTCGGGCTGCTCGCCGACCAGGCCGGCCAGGTCAGCCGCGGCGAGCTGGTGGAGGTGGAGGTCGGCGGCCCGCGGGAGGTGCGGACCGTCTCCACCGCGCTGGGCTCGGCGGTGGCCAGCCTGCGGCGGATCCAGGACCAGGCCCGGGCGGTCGCCCGCGGCGACCTCTCGAACGCGCTGCTGGACGAGCCGCTGCCCGGCCCGCTGGGCGAGGTCGTGCACGCCTCGGTGCGGCAGATCGTCAGCTCCGTGCGGCAGCGAGAGGAGCTCCAGTCGGCACTGGCCCACCAGGCGGCGCACGACCCGCTGACCGAGCTGCCCAACCGGGCCCAGGCACTGCAGCTCACCGCCTCGGCGCTGTTCCGCGGGCAGCGGTCGGGGTCGATGACCGGGCTGCTGTTCGTCGACCTCGACGGCTTCAAGGGCGTCAACGACACCCACGGGCACGCGTGCGGCGACGCCGTCCTGCGCGAGGTCGCCGGCCGGCTGCGGGACACCGTGCGCGCCGGGGACGTCGTCTGCCGGCTGGGCGGGGACGAGTTCGTCGTCCTGGTCGAGCCGGTCGAGGCCGAGGGCGACCTGCTGGACCTGGCCGAGCGGCTGATCGCGGCCGCGCGGGAGCCGATCACGGCCGGCGGCCACGTCGTGCGGATCGGCGCCAGCGTCGGGATCGCGGTGAGCCGGGACGCGTCCACCGTCGCCGACGTCCTCTTCGCCGAGGCCGACGCCGCGACCTACCGCGCCAAGCGGCAGGGGCGGGGTCGCGCCGAGGTCTTCGACGAGGCGCTGCGTGCCCAGCTGGCCACCCGCGCGGAGCTGGAGGACGCGATCGCCCACGGGCTGACCCACGGGGAGATGGAGCTGGCGTACCAGCCGGTCGTCGACGTCTCCTCCGGCCGACTCACCGGGTACGAGGCGCTGATCCGGTGGCAGCGCCCCGGGCACGGCCTGGTGCCACCGGACTCGTTCATCCCGGTGGCCGAGGGCTCCCGGCTGATCTGCGAGCTGGACCGCTGGGTGCTGCTGGAGGCGACCCGGCAGCTGGCGGAGTGGCGCCGGACCCGTCCGGTCGACCCGGGTGCCCCCGAGCCGACCGTCGCGGTGAACATCTCCGGGCGGCACCTGGCCGACCGGCAGGTCGTGCAGGACGTCGCCGACGCGCTCGCCGCCTCGGGCCTGCCCGCCCGGCTGCTGGTGCTCGAGGTGACGGAGACCGTGCTGGTCGACGACCCCTCGGCCATCGACAACCTGGCCGCGCTGCGCGGGATGGGCACCACCGTGGCCATCGACGACTTCGGCACGGGCTACACCTCGATCGGCCAGCTGCGGCACATGCCGGTGGACACGCTGAAGATCGACCGGAGCTTCATCGGCTCCGCCGAGCCGGGGCACGAGGAGCTCGTCGCGCTCATGATCCGGGTGGCGCACACCTTCGGCCTGACGGTGGTCGCCGAGGGCGTGGAGGAGCCGGCCCAGCTGGCACGGCTGCTGGCCGACGGGTGCGACCGGGCGCAGGGCTACCTGCTGCACCGGCCGCTCTCGGCCGCCGACGCCGGCGCCCTGCTGGACGGGGCACCGGTCGCCGGCTGA
- a CDS encoding peroxiredoxin — protein sequence MSLSVGDTAPEFSLPDQDKQVVSLAELRGAPVLVVFYPFAFSGTCTGELCQLRDELATYTDAGVRVVAISTDPTFALKAFREKEGFGFPLLSDFWPHGATAQAYGVFNDKAGMALRGTFLVDAEGTITFAEINGPGDARAQSGWKDAVAELSAAA from the coding sequence ATGAGCCTCTCCGTCGGTGACACCGCCCCTGAGTTCAGCCTGCCCGACCAGGACAAGCAGGTCGTCTCCCTCGCCGAGCTGCGGGGTGCCCCCGTGCTCGTCGTCTTCTACCCCTTCGCGTTCTCCGGCACCTGCACCGGTGAGCTGTGCCAGCTGCGCGACGAGCTGGCCACCTACACCGACGCCGGCGTGCGGGTCGTGGCGATCTCCACCGACCCGACGTTCGCGCTGAAGGCCTTCCGCGAGAAGGAGGGCTTCGGCTTCCCGCTGCTGTCGGACTTCTGGCCGCACGGCGCCACCGCCCAGGCCTACGGCGTCTTCAACGACAAGGCCGGCATGGCGCTGCGCGGCACCTTCCTGGTCGACGCCGAGGGCACGATCACCTTCGCCGAGATCAACGGCCCGGGCGACGCGCGGGCGCAGTCGGGCTGGAAGGACGCGGTCGCGGAGCTCTCCGCGGCCGCCTGA